TTTTTTGTCTTCTTTGCTCAGTGCATCATTCTTGCGGATGTCCTGTGTGCTGGCGAGGAAAGATTTATTGATGTCTTTTAATTTCTGACTTTGTTGTTCACTCAGCTTCAGGTCATTCGAAGGCTTGATTTGTGCATAGCCCAGGCTCACCGAACCTGCGAGAAATGCTAATAACAGTAATTTCTTCATAATAGATGACGATTTAGAGAATAGACCATGGGAAAAGGCCCGGGTTTAATCTACCCAGCCATTTTAACAAAACAAAAACCCCCGGTAAATACCGGGGGCCATCATACACCAAAACAATCTTACGGTTTTTTATCGCAAGAAAAGCAGCTCTCTGTACTTGGGGAGTCCCCAGATCTTGTCATCTACCAAAAACTCCAGTTTGTCTGAGTGGTAGCGGATCACGTCAAAGTATTTCTCTTTGATTTTCTCACAGTAGTCAATTGCTTTCTGACGTTGGTCAGTCAGGTTGTTGGCTACTTTACGTGCTTCGATCATCGCTTGTACACTCTCACTGATGACATTTATGTGTTCAGATATTTTCGTTGCAATCTGAAGTTGTGCTTTGTAAGCATCTTCCTTCAGGCCAATTTCCTTCAGGCCCTTGATGTTAGCAAGGAGCGAGTTCAGGTAATTGATAGCCGCAGGCAGGATCTGGTTTGTAGCCAGGTCTCCGATCACGCGGGCTTCGATCTGCACTTTCTTCACGTAATCTTCCAGGAGGATCTCGTGACGGGCATGCAGTTCTCTTTCATTGTAAACGCCGGTTTCAACATACAGCTTGGTAGCTTTAGGAGTAACCATTGCATCCAATGCTTTTGGTGTGGTTTTAACGTTAGCTAAGCCACGTTTTTCAGCTTCAGCTGCCCACTCATCGCTATAACCATCGCCTTCGAAGAGGATCCTCTCAGAATCAACAATGTATTTGCGGAGGGTTTGCATGATAGCGATCTCTTTCTTTTCACCTTTTTCGATCAGGCCATCTACCTCTACTTTAAAGTTAGCGAGTGTTTTAGCCATGATAGTGTTCAACACGGTCATTGCAGAAGCGCAGTTAGCGGAAGAACCTACAGCGCGGAACTCGAACTTGTTACCAGTGAAGGCGAACGGAGAAGTACGGTTACGGTCTGTGTTATCGAGCAGCAGCTCAGGGATATGACGGTGAAGGTCTAATTTCAGGATAGCTTCGTCCTGCTCATCAAACTTGTTGTTCACGCGGCTCTTAACTTCCTGCAGAACTTCTGCGAGGTATTTACCGGTGAATACAGAGATGATTGCGGGAGGCGCTTCGTTAGCACCTAAACGGAAGTCGTTGCTTGGTGATGCGATGGCAGCACGTAACAGATCATCATAATCATGTACGGCTTTAATAGTGTTCACAAAGAAAGTGAGGAACATCAGGTTGGTCTTCGGTGTTTTACCGGGAGCCAGCAGGTTCACACCAGTATCTGTAGCAAGGCTCCAGTTGTTGTGTTTACCTGAACCGTTGATACCTGCAAATGGTTTCTCGTGCAGTAACACTCTCAGTTTGTGACGTTTAGCAACTTTGCTCATTACGTCCATCAGCAGGGAGTTGTGGTCAACTGCAATGTTCACTTCTTCAAAGATAGGAGCACACTCAAACTGAGCAGGTGCAACTTCATTGTGACGGGTTCTTAAAGGAATACCCAGTTTGTAGGATTCCAGTTCGAAATCGCGCATGAAGCCATATACACGCTCAGGAATAGCGCCGAAATAATGATCTTCCAGTTGCTGTCCTTTAGCAGGAGCGTGGCCTACAACAGTGCGGCCAGTCAGCACCAGGTCAGGGCGGGCGTTAGCCAGACCTTCATCGATCATGAAATATTCCTGT
This DNA window, taken from Chitinophaga niabensis, encodes the following:
- a CDS encoding glutamine synthetase III; translated protein: MQSLRFQALENLTGVDFKVSPELNGKITDVFGTNVFTGKVMREHLSDEAYKSLMNSIKGGNKIERKMADQIASGLKSWAMKKGVTHYTHWFQPLTGTTAEKHDSFFTIKGDGSSIETFDGDALVQQEPDASSFPNGGIRATFEARGYTAWDPSSPAFIIDQGAGKTLCIPTIFVAYTGESLDYKAPLLKALSALDKAAVDVCNYFDKNVTKVTATLGWEQEYFMIDEGLANARPDLVLTGRTVVGHAPAKGQQLEDHYFGAIPERVYGFMRDFELESYKLGIPLRTRHNEVAPAQFECAPIFEEVNIAVDHNSLLMDVMSKVAKRHKLRVLLHEKPFAGINGSGKHNNWSLATDTGVNLLAPGKTPKTNLMFLTFFVNTIKAVHDYDDLLRAAIASPSNDFRLGANEAPPAIISVFTGKYLAEVLQEVKSRVNNKFDEQDEAILKLDLHRHIPELLLDNTDRNRTSPFAFTGNKFEFRAVGSSANCASAMTVLNTIMAKTLANFKVEVDGLIEKGEKKEIAIMQTLRKYIVDSERILFEGDGYSDEWAAEAEKRGLANVKTTPKALDAMVTPKATKLYVETGVYNERELHARHEILLEDYVKKVQIEARVIGDLATNQILPAAINYLNSLLANIKGLKEIGLKEDAYKAQLQIATKISEHINVISESVQAMIEARKVANNLTDQRQKAIDYCEKIKEKYFDVIRYHSDKLEFLVDDKIWGLPKYRELLFLR